The following proteins are co-located in the Thermus thermophilus HB8 genome:
- a CDS encoding LCP family protein, with the protein MRRLALLFPVLALLVGVWVFPLLGPLFRHGAVPNPFALKEPFTLLVYGSSPEYVGYHKRAPERFRGLADTILLVRLDPGANRVVVLSVPRDVWVLLPGHGWHKVNAASPLGGPELMKEAVARITGVRPDRYVVVSLEALRRGVDALGGVRVCVEKPMRYQDQAAGLVIDLEPGCQVLSGAQAEGYLRFRKDALGDIGRIQRQQAFFHALKDQLFSLPGLLRLPRAVAAVEPYVATDLTRGEKGALLGFLLRRPAFVSLLLPGRFAGGWAVDEAAWARLRAVYFEDREAWGEALAGKRAVVLFGPGQEALAQEAAERLKALGLSVSLRELALAPGRTEVLENGPGRLAQALGEALGVPYRVSGEAALGADLTLRLGREGLPR; encoded by the coding sequence GTGCGGCGGCTGGCCCTCCTTTTCCCGGTCCTCGCCCTCCTCGTGGGGGTTTGGGTCTTTCCCCTTTTGGGCCCCCTCTTCCGGCACGGGGCGGTCCCTAACCCCTTCGCCCTGAAGGAGCCCTTCACCCTTTTGGTCTACGGCTCGAGCCCCGAGTACGTGGGCTACCACAAGAGGGCCCCGGAGCGCTTCCGGGGCCTCGCCGACACCATCCTCCTCGTGCGCCTGGACCCCGGGGCGAACCGGGTGGTGGTCCTCTCCGTGCCCCGGGACGTCTGGGTCCTGCTTCCCGGCCACGGCTGGCACAAGGTGAACGCCGCAAGCCCCTTGGGGGGGCCGGAGCTCATGAAGGAGGCCGTGGCCCGGATCACGGGGGTGCGCCCCGACCGCTACGTGGTGGTGAGCCTCGAGGCCCTCCGCCGGGGCGTGGACGCCCTAGGGGGGGTGCGGGTCTGCGTGGAGAAGCCCATGCGCTACCAGGACCAGGCGGCGGGGCTTGTTATAGACCTGGAGCCCGGTTGCCAGGTGCTTAGCGGCGCGCAGGCGGAGGGCTACCTCCGCTTCCGCAAGGACGCCCTGGGGGACATCGGCCGCATCCAGCGCCAGCAGGCCTTCTTCCACGCCCTGAAGGACCAGCTTTTCTCTCTGCCGGGCCTCCTCCGCCTCCCCCGGGCGGTGGCGGCGGTGGAGCCCTACGTGGCCACCGACCTCACCCGGGGGGAGAAGGGGGCCTTGCTCGGCTTCCTCCTCCGCAGGCCCGCCTTCGTGAGCCTCCTCCTTCCCGGGCGGTTCGCCGGGGGCTGGGCGGTGGACGAGGCGGCCTGGGCCCGGCTTCGGGCGGTCTACTTTGAGGACCGGGAGGCCTGGGGCGAGGCCTTGGCGGGGAAGCGGGCCGTGGTCCTCTTCGGGCCCGGCCAGGAGGCCCTGGCCCAGGAGGCGGCGGAGCGGCTTAAGGCCTTGGGCCTCTCGGTGAGCCTGCGGGAGCTCGCCCTGGCCCCCGGGCGCACGGAGGTGCTGGAAAACGGCCCGGGCCGCCTCGCCCAGGCCTTGGGCGAGGCCCTCGGCGTCCCCTACCGCGTCTCCGGGGAGGCGGCCTTGGGGGCGGACCTCACCCTGCGCCTGGGCAGGGAGGGGCTTCCCCGTTGA
- the acnA gene encoding aconitate hydratase AcnA, translating to MKNSFQTLKTLTTKSGTYGYYDLQELERKGVAEVSRLPFSIRVMLESLLRNEDGYQVTREDIEALARWRPDPGEINVPLKLARVILQDFTGVPAVVDLAAMRDAIKAKGGDPKRINPVVPADLVIDHSVQVDAFGTAYAFFYNVEKEYERNRERYLLLKWAQNALENFRVVPPGTGIVHQVNIEYLTKVVMTGKRDGLTLAFPDSLVGTDSHTTMVNGLGVLGWGVGGIEAEAVMLGQPYYMLAPRVVGFKLYGELPEGATATDLVLTVTEMLRKHGVVGKFVEFYGPGVAKLSTPDRATIANMAPEYGATMGFFPVDEETLNYLRQTGRPEELVELVEAYTKAVGLFRTPEAEEKVQYSEYLELDLSAVEPSLAGPKRPQDRVPLKEVKKSFLAHLTKPVKERGFGLSEDQLQRKVLVKRRDEEFELTHGSVVIAAITSCTNTSNPSVMLGAGLLAKKAVEAGLDRKPWVKTSLAPGSKVVTDYLEMSGLMPFLEALGFHLVGYGCTTCIGNSGPLPEDIAKAVEEGNLVVAAVLSGNRNFEGRINPHVKANYLASPMLVVAYALAGRMDIDFTTEPLGFDPNGKPIYLKDIWPSMEEIREAIRKTLDPELFKKEYSKVFEGDERWQALPAPTGELYQWDPESTYIQNPPFFEDLGERKVEDIRGARVLLVLGDSVTTDHISPAGAIPVKSPAGQYLISKGVKPEDFNSYGSRRGNHEVMMRGTFANIRIKNLMLDGIEGGYAKKLPEGDVDFVYNVAMRYKAEGTPLLVIAGKEYGTGSSRDWAAKGTYLLGIRAVLAESFERIHRSNLVGMGVLPLEFLPGENRETLGLTGYEVYDILGLEDLKPRKLVDIVARREDGSEVRFQAIARLDTPVEVDYYKNGGILQTVLLNMLKEAKATE from the coding sequence ATGAAGAACAGCTTCCAAACCCTAAAGACCCTGACCACGAAAAGCGGCACCTACGGCTACTACGACCTCCAGGAGCTGGAAAGGAAGGGCGTGGCGGAGGTCTCCCGCCTCCCCTTCTCCATCCGCGTGATGCTGGAAAGCCTCCTCCGCAACGAGGACGGCTACCAGGTCACCCGAGAAGACATCGAGGCCCTGGCCCGCTGGCGGCCCGACCCCGGGGAGATCAACGTACCCCTGAAGCTTGCCCGGGTCATCCTCCAGGACTTCACCGGGGTCCCGGCGGTGGTGGACCTCGCCGCCATGCGGGACGCCATCAAGGCCAAGGGCGGCGACCCCAAGCGCATCAACCCCGTGGTGCCCGCCGACCTGGTCATTGACCACTCGGTCCAGGTGGACGCCTTCGGCACCGCCTACGCCTTCTTCTACAACGTGGAGAAGGAGTACGAGAGGAACCGGGAGCGCTACCTCCTCCTCAAGTGGGCCCAGAACGCCCTGGAGAACTTCCGGGTGGTGCCCCCGGGCACGGGCATCGTCCACCAGGTGAACATTGAGTACCTCACCAAGGTGGTGATGACCGGGAAGCGGGACGGGCTCACCCTGGCCTTCCCCGACTCCTTGGTGGGCACCGACAGCCACACCACCATGGTGAACGGCCTGGGCGTCCTGGGCTGGGGCGTGGGGGGGATTGAGGCCGAGGCGGTGATGCTGGGCCAGCCCTACTACATGCTCGCCCCCCGGGTGGTGGGCTTCAAGCTCTACGGGGAGCTCCCCGAGGGGGCCACGGCCACGGACCTGGTCCTCACCGTCACCGAGATGCTGCGCAAGCACGGGGTGGTGGGCAAGTTCGTGGAGTTCTACGGCCCCGGGGTGGCCAAGCTCTCCACCCCCGACCGGGCCACCATCGCCAACATGGCCCCCGAGTACGGGGCCACCATGGGCTTCTTCCCCGTGGACGAGGAAACCCTGAACTACCTCCGCCAGACGGGCCGCCCCGAGGAGCTCGTGGAGCTGGTGGAGGCCTACACCAAGGCGGTGGGCCTCTTCCGCACCCCGGAGGCGGAGGAGAAGGTCCAGTACTCCGAGTACCTGGAGCTGGACCTCTCCGCAGTGGAGCCCTCCCTGGCGGGCCCCAAGCGCCCCCAGGACCGGGTGCCCCTGAAGGAGGTTAAGAAGAGCTTCCTCGCCCACCTCACCAAGCCCGTGAAGGAGCGGGGCTTCGGGCTCTCCGAGGACCAGCTCCAGAGGAAGGTCCTGGTCAAGCGCCGCGACGAGGAGTTTGAGCTCACCCACGGCTCCGTGGTCATCGCCGCCATCACGAGCTGCACCAACACCTCCAACCCCTCGGTGATGCTCGGGGCGGGGCTTCTCGCCAAGAAGGCGGTGGAGGCGGGCCTGGACCGGAAGCCCTGGGTCAAGACCTCCCTCGCCCCCGGCTCCAAGGTGGTGACGGACTACCTGGAGATGAGCGGGCTCATGCCCTTCCTCGAGGCCCTGGGCTTCCACCTGGTGGGCTACGGCTGCACCACCTGCATCGGCAACTCCGGGCCCCTCCCTGAGGACATCGCCAAGGCCGTGGAGGAAGGGAACCTGGTGGTGGCCGCCGTCCTCTCCGGGAACCGCAACTTTGAGGGCCGCATCAACCCCCACGTGAAGGCCAACTACCTGGCGAGCCCCATGCTGGTGGTGGCCTACGCCCTGGCAGGCCGGATGGACATTGACTTCACCACGGAGCCCTTGGGCTTTGACCCCAACGGCAAGCCCATCTACCTCAAGGACATCTGGCCCTCCATGGAGGAGATCCGGGAGGCCATCCGGAAGACCCTGGACCCCGAGCTCTTCAAGAAGGAGTACAGCAAGGTCTTTGAAGGGGACGAGCGCTGGCAGGCCCTCCCCGCCCCCACCGGGGAGCTCTACCAGTGGGACCCGGAGAGCACCTACATCCAAAACCCGCCCTTCTTTGAGGACCTGGGCGAGCGGAAGGTGGAGGACATCCGGGGGGCGAGGGTCCTTCTCGTCCTCGGCGACTCCGTGACCACGGACCACATCTCCCCCGCAGGGGCCATCCCCGTGAAGAGCCCCGCCGGCCAGTACCTGATCAGCAAGGGGGTGAAGCCGGAGGACTTCAACTCCTACGGCTCCCGGCGCGGCAACCACGAGGTGATGATGCGGGGCACCTTCGCCAACATCCGCATCAAGAACCTCATGCTGGACGGGATTGAGGGCGGTTACGCCAAGAAGCTGCCCGAGGGGGACGTGGACTTCGTCTACAACGTCGCCATGCGCTACAAGGCCGAGGGCACACCCCTCCTCGTCATCGCCGGGAAGGAGTACGGGACCGGTTCCAGCCGCGACTGGGCCGCCAAGGGCACCTACCTCCTCGGCATCAGGGCGGTGCTCGCGGAAAGCTTTGAAAGGATCCACCGCTCCAACCTCGTGGGCATGGGCGTCCTGCCCCTGGAGTTCCTGCCGGGGGAGAACCGGGAGACCCTGGGCCTCACGGGGTACGAGGTCTACGACATCCTGGGCCTCGAGGACCTGAAGCCCAGGAAGCTCGTGGACATCGTGGCGAGGCGGGAGGACGGGAGCGAGGTCCGCTTCCAGGCCATCGCCCGCCTGGACACCCCCGTGGAGGTGGACTACTACAAGAACGGGGGCATCCTCCAGACCGTGCTCCTCAACATGCTGAAGGAGGCCAAGGCCACGGAGTAA
- a CDS encoding carboxymuconolactone decarboxylase family protein — translation MDRTHERVLQAMAENLGEGLPRAIPLLAEKAPGLLLEHGRSWTYAMPEKGALDEKTRTLILLGIALATGSEACVKAMAHRAKRLGLSKEALLETLKIARQAQANAVLGHAAPLLEVL, via the coding sequence ATGGACCGGACCCACGAGCGCGTCCTACAGGCCATGGCGGAGAACCTAGGGGAAGGCCTGCCCCGGGCCATCCCCCTCCTCGCGGAGAAGGCGCCGGGCCTCCTCCTGGAGCACGGGCGGAGCTGGACCTACGCCATGCCGGAAAAGGGGGCCCTGGACGAGAAAACCCGCACCCTGATCCTCCTCGGCATTGCCCTGGCCACGGGCTCGGAGGCCTGCGTGAAGGCCATGGCCCACCGGGCCAAGCGCCTGGGCCTTTCCAAGGAGGCCCTGCTGGAGACCCTGAAGATCGCCCGGCAGGCCCAGGCCAACGCCGTCCTGGGCCACGCCGCGCCCCTTCTGGAAGTGCTATAG
- a CDS encoding alpha/beta hydrolase, which yields MSARQVVLGVVLGAVALAALAAGLVLFLFRPLKAEPVALDALKGLRTRETPYGLEVLPQAPKALLAFYPGARVEPLAYAPVLAPLVGNGYLVVLLRVPQGIALLGQDRALEAGRAHPGLPLVVGGHSLGGVVAAGVAAREGLPLVLFAAYPEEDLSQEAFPTLALYGTEDGLLPPKEARRKAERLPRNARVVFVEGLNHAGFGAYGPQRGDRPATRPREALWEEVREEVLLFLEGLGWDTPPSPRALR from the coding sequence GTGAGCGCGCGGCAGGTGGTCCTCGGGGTGGTCCTGGGGGCGGTGGCCCTCGCCGCCTTGGCCGCGGGGCTCGTCCTCTTCCTCTTCCGCCCCCTGAAGGCGGAGCCCGTGGCCCTGGACGCCCTAAAGGGCCTGAGGACCCGGGAGACCCCTTACGGCCTCGAGGTCCTCCCCCAGGCCCCCAAGGCCCTCCTCGCCTTCTACCCGGGGGCCCGGGTGGAGCCCTTGGCCTACGCCCCCGTCCTCGCCCCCCTCGTAGGAAATGGGTACCTGGTGGTCCTCCTCCGGGTGCCCCAGGGGATCGCCCTCCTCGGCCAGGACCGGGCCCTGGAGGCGGGTCGGGCCCACCCCGGGCTTCCCTTGGTGGTGGGAGGGCACAGCCTGGGCGGGGTGGTGGCGGCGGGGGTGGCGGCCCGGGAAGGGCTTCCCCTCGTCCTCTTCGCCGCCTACCCCGAGGAAGACCTCTCCCAGGAGGCCTTCCCCACCCTCGCCCTCTACGGCACGGAAGACGGCCTCCTCCCCCCAAAGGAGGCCCGAAGGAAGGCGGAAAGGCTTCCCCGAAACGCCCGGGTGGTCTTCGTGGAGGGGCTGAACCACGCGGGCTTCGGGGCCTACGGCCCGCAAAGGGGGGACAGGCCCGCCACACGCCCCCGGGAGGCCCTGTGGGAAGAGGTCCGGGAGGAGGTCCTCCTTTTCCTCGAGGGCCTGGGGTGGGACACACCTCCCTCCCCGAGGGCGTTACGCTAG
- a CDS encoding efflux RND transporter permease subunit produces MRENPLVAFFVERFVFATSIFVGMVLVGLLLGLGLGVELLPRFSVPVIAISTSYPGAGPEEVAEQVSKPLEDALSTLTGVDVIGSSSTEGFSLVFVQFKQGVDVDQGAVEASQKVAAIRSTLPKDASAPVVQKFDPSASPILYLALEAPGEDLAEVLRYAERTLKPRLQLVSGVADIRLTGAPKTAIKVYLDPDRLQALGIPPLQVVQALSASALNLPLGALTEEERRLVYTLRATPRTASEVAEVLVDPGRGIRVRDVARVEEAREAPTTLNRVNGRPAVVLAVVKTPDANAVAVAQEVRRALEETSLPPGYRAEVALDTTRFIQAAVEDTVREAFLAALAVSLVVLVFLGKLNSVFSVILAIPITLSGAILLFGVLGFTYNLISLLALTVAVGIVVDDSIVVAENIDRYRRMGLGLKEAVLKGASEVSAAVAAATLSLLAVFLPISFLPGLIGQIFQQFGLGMAAAIGVSWLEALLFLTVRLAYFPDPDPPTLKEALRAALLLPKDLAWAYRRGFRTALGLLLGLGVAFLLYRQGPLHLLLLVLYPALLGLGRYLGRLLLDLAGALARLLHEATEGGVRRLTEGYARALEAALARPYLVLGLAGLAFLSVFPILPRIPFNFTPRADTGVLTATLLLPKDTPLSVSDRAARALEAYFLAHPAVERVVTTVGASATGGAQVGDPSRVQLQIVLKPKGERPDIFTLTEVFNREGKEALKDFPGADLRVLAQTGPEAGDADLQFFVTGPDREVLEARVQAIVDRIAEKPYVLNVKSTLEATQRERVFVPDPARLSGTGLTPQDVAQTLRLYLSGTQAATARRSGEEYPVVVQADPLRYSGEGGLLSLPVYAPALQAFLPLGSLGRFEERPSPTLISRRNQAYAAGININLKPEAPGALQVQAELEQDLRAAGLLGDGVELVASGLGSFTEELASLAPLAFGLALVLNYLVIASQFNAWRYPLYLLLPVPLALVGAFWLTYFLGTGLDVISVLGVVMLIGLVTKNAILLLDFASRRMREKPLKEALVEAARLRLRPILMTTLTVLIISLPLLLGAGEGSEYRRPLGVVILGGMLSSTLLTLFVVPAAFFAVEGRLARKGGKG; encoded by the coding sequence GTGAGGGAAAACCCCCTGGTGGCCTTCTTCGTGGAGCGCTTCGTCTTCGCCACCTCCATCTTCGTGGGCATGGTCCTGGTGGGGCTCCTTCTGGGCCTCGGGCTTGGGGTGGAGCTCCTTCCCCGGTTCAGCGTCCCCGTCATCGCCATCTCCACCAGCTACCCCGGGGCCGGGCCCGAGGAGGTGGCGGAGCAGGTCTCCAAGCCCCTGGAGGACGCCCTCTCCACCCTCACGGGGGTGGACGTCATCGGCTCCAGCTCCACGGAGGGGTTCAGCCTGGTCTTCGTCCAGTTCAAGCAAGGGGTGGACGTGGACCAGGGAGCGGTGGAGGCGAGCCAGAAGGTGGCCGCCATCCGGAGCACCCTCCCCAAGGACGCCTCCGCCCCCGTGGTGCAGAAGTTTGACCCCTCGGCGAGCCCCATCCTCTACCTGGCCCTCGAGGCCCCGGGGGAGGACCTCGCCGAGGTCCTCCGCTACGCGGAGAGGACCCTCAAGCCCCGCCTCCAGCTGGTCTCCGGCGTGGCCGACATCCGGCTCACGGGCGCCCCCAAGACGGCCATCAAGGTCTACCTGGACCCCGACCGGCTCCAGGCCCTGGGGATCCCTCCCCTCCAGGTGGTCCAGGCCCTCTCCGCCTCGGCCCTCAACCTCCCCTTGGGGGCCCTCACGGAGGAGGAGCGGCGCCTGGTCTACACCCTACGCGCCACCCCCCGCACCGCCTCGGAGGTGGCCGAGGTCCTGGTGGACCCGGGCCGGGGCATCCGGGTGCGGGACGTGGCCCGGGTGGAGGAGGCCCGGGAGGCCCCCACCACCCTGAACCGGGTGAACGGCCGCCCCGCCGTGGTCCTGGCCGTGGTCAAGACGCCGGACGCCAACGCCGTGGCCGTGGCCCAGGAGGTGAGGCGGGCCCTGGAGGAGACCTCCCTCCCCCCCGGGTACCGGGCGGAGGTCGCCCTGGACACCACCCGCTTCATCCAGGCCGCGGTGGAGGACACGGTGCGGGAGGCGTTCCTGGCCGCCCTGGCCGTCTCCCTGGTGGTCCTCGTCTTCCTGGGGAAGCTCAACTCCGTCTTCTCCGTCATCCTGGCCATCCCCATCACCCTCTCCGGGGCCATCCTCCTCTTCGGCGTTTTGGGCTTCACCTACAACCTCATCAGCCTCCTCGCCCTCACCGTGGCGGTGGGCATCGTGGTGGACGACTCCATCGTGGTGGCGGAAAACATTGACCGCTACCGCCGCATGGGGCTTGGCCTCAAGGAGGCAGTACTCAAGGGGGCGAGCGAGGTGAGCGCCGCCGTGGCCGCGGCCACCCTTAGCCTCCTCGCCGTCTTCCTCCCCATAAGCTTCCTCCCGGGCCTCATCGGCCAGATCTTCCAGCAGTTCGGCCTGGGCATGGCGGCGGCCATCGGGGTGAGCTGGCTCGAGGCCCTCCTCTTCCTCACCGTCCGCCTCGCCTACTTCCCCGACCCCGACCCCCCCACCCTCAAGGAGGCCCTGCGGGCGGCCCTCCTCCTCCCCAAGGACCTCGCCTGGGCCTACCGCCGGGGCTTCCGCACCGCCTTGGGCCTCCTCCTCGGCCTCGGCGTGGCCTTCCTCCTCTACCGCCAAGGCCCCCTCCACCTCCTCCTCCTCGTCCTCTACCCGGCCCTCCTCGGCCTCGGGCGCTACCTGGGGAGGCTCCTTCTGGACCTCGCCGGGGCCCTGGCCCGGCTCCTGCACGAGGCCACGGAGGGGGGGGTGCGAAGGCTCACCGAGGGGTACGCCCGGGCCCTGGAGGCCGCCCTCGCCCGGCCCTACCTGGTCCTGGGCCTGGCGGGCCTCGCCTTCCTCTCCGTCTTCCCCATTTTGCCCCGGATCCCCTTCAACTTCACCCCCCGCGCGGACACCGGGGTGCTCACCGCCACCCTCCTCCTCCCCAAGGACACGCCCCTCTCCGTCTCCGACCGGGCGGCGCGGGCCCTAGAGGCCTACTTCCTCGCCCACCCGGCGGTGGAGCGGGTGGTGACCACCGTGGGGGCGAGCGCCACCGGGGGGGCCCAGGTGGGGGACCCCTCCCGGGTCCAGCTCCAGATCGTCCTCAAGCCCAAAGGGGAGCGGCCGGACATCTTCACCCTCACCGAGGTCTTCAACCGGGAGGGCAAGGAGGCGCTTAAGGACTTCCCCGGAGCGGACCTCCGCGTCTTAGCCCAGACCGGCCCCGAGGCGGGGGACGCGGACCTCCAGTTCTTCGTCACCGGCCCCGACCGGGAGGTGCTGGAGGCCCGGGTCCAGGCCATCGTGGACCGGATCGCGGAGAAGCCCTACGTCCTGAACGTGAAGAGCACCCTGGAGGCCACCCAGCGGGAGCGCGTCTTCGTCCCCGACCCCGCCAGGCTCTCCGGCACCGGCCTCACTCCCCAGGACGTGGCCCAGACCCTGAGGCTCTACCTCTCCGGGACCCAGGCGGCCACGGCCAGGCGGAGCGGGGAGGAGTACCCCGTGGTGGTGCAGGCCGACCCCCTCCGCTACTCCGGGGAGGGCGGCCTCCTCTCCCTCCCCGTCTACGCCCCCGCCCTCCAGGCCTTCCTGCCCTTAGGAAGCCTCGGCCGGTTTGAGGAGCGCCCCTCCCCCACCCTGATCTCCCGCCGCAACCAGGCCTACGCCGCCGGGATCAACATCAACCTCAAGCCCGAGGCCCCAGGGGCCCTCCAGGTCCAGGCGGAGCTGGAGCAGGACCTCAGGGCGGCGGGGCTCCTTGGGGACGGGGTGGAGCTCGTGGCCTCGGGGCTTGGGAGCTTCACGGAGGAGCTCGCCTCCCTCGCGCCCCTCGCCTTCGGCCTCGCCCTCGTCCTCAACTACCTCGTCATCGCCAGCCAGTTCAACGCCTGGCGCTACCCCCTCTACCTCCTCCTCCCCGTGCCCTTGGCCCTGGTGGGGGCCTTCTGGCTCACCTACTTCCTGGGCACGGGCCTGGACGTGATCAGCGTCTTGGGGGTGGTGATGCTCATCGGCCTGGTGACCAAGAACGCCATCCTCCTCCTGGACTTCGCCTCCCGCCGCATGCGGGAAAAGCCCCTCAAGGAGGCCCTGGTGGAGGCGGCCAGGCTCAGGCTGAGGCCCATCCTCATGACCACCCTCACCGTCCTCATCATCAGCCTCCCCCTCCTCCTCGGGGCCGGGGAGGGGTCGGAGTACCGCAGGCCCTTGGGCGTGGTCATCCTGGGGGGGATGCTCTCCTCCACCCTCCTCACCCTCTTCGTGGTCCCCGCCGCCTTCTTCGCGGTGGAGGGGCGCCTCGCGCGGAAGGGGGGAAAGGGGTGA
- a CDS encoding efflux RND transporter periplasmic adaptor subunit produces the protein MKRLLVFLPLLLLACAPKPEAEAPQTTAPLRVQVRTLKAEPGLLTREARASANVVAEKESLVAAGASGRVVRTLPAGTRVRAGEGVVFLDPAPFQEALAQAKLALRQAEENLARAEAQTEGNRKALEAQLAAAEAQLAAAKRRYEEGKALLALGALAPLELKGLEAQYLQAQSAYENAKEALARLEREDDLRLLRLQVEAARLQVQQAERNLKESVVRAPFAGEVVEVYVKEGEFTGAGSRAFRLATTDRLLVKVYLPPERAAALTEDTAFRVRQNGKEVEARLQAKSDLPGQNRLVEVTLRPTGPLLPGAAEVRYPEVLAEGLLLPAGAVRTEDGEAFVYVVEEGRARKRPVRLLAQEGGRAAVAGLEAGEAVVYPVPEGLEDGDLVEVVP, from the coding sequence ATGAAGCGCCTCCTCGTCTTCCTCCCCCTCCTCCTCCTCGCCTGCGCCCCCAAGCCGGAGGCGGAGGCCCCCCAAACCACCGCCCCCCTCCGCGTCCAGGTGCGGACCCTCAAGGCCGAGCCCGGCCTCCTCACCCGGGAGGCCCGGGCCTCGGCGAACGTGGTGGCCGAGAAGGAGAGCCTGGTGGCGGCGGGAGCCTCGGGCCGGGTGGTCCGGACCCTCCCCGCGGGCACCCGGGTGCGGGCCGGGGAGGGGGTGGTCTTCCTGGACCCCGCCCCCTTCCAGGAGGCCCTGGCCCAGGCCAAGCTCGCCCTGCGCCAGGCCGAGGAGAACCTGGCCCGGGCCGAGGCCCAGACGGAGGGGAACCGGAAGGCCCTAGAAGCCCAGCTCGCCGCCGCCGAGGCTCAGCTCGCCGCGGCCAAGCGCCGCTACGAGGAGGGGAAGGCCCTCCTCGCCCTGGGCGCCCTGGCCCCCCTTGAGCTCAAGGGCCTCGAGGCCCAGTACCTCCAGGCGCAAAGCGCCTACGAGAACGCCAAGGAGGCCCTGGCCCGCCTGGAAAGGGAGGACGACCTCCGCCTCCTCAGGCTCCAGGTGGAGGCCGCCCGCCTGCAGGTGCAGCAGGCGGAGCGGAACCTCAAGGAGAGCGTGGTCCGGGCCCCCTTCGCCGGGGAGGTGGTGGAGGTCTACGTGAAGGAAGGGGAGTTCACCGGGGCGGGGAGCCGGGCCTTCCGCCTGGCCACCACCGACCGCCTCCTGGTCAAGGTCTACCTCCCCCCCGAGCGGGCGGCCGCCCTCACGGAGGACACGGCCTTCCGCGTGCGCCAAAACGGCAAGGAGGTGGAGGCCCGCCTCCAGGCGAAAAGCGACCTCCCCGGGCAGAACCGCCTGGTGGAGGTGACCCTGAGGCCCACAGGCCCCCTCCTCCCCGGGGCGGCGGAGGTGCGCTACCCCGAGGTCCTGGCCGAGGGCCTCCTGCTTCCTGCGGGGGCGGTGCGGACCGAGGACGGCGAGGCCTTCGTCTACGTGGTGGAGGAGGGCCGGGCGCGGAAGCGGCCCGTCCGGCTCCTCGCCCAGGAGGGAGGCCGGGCCGCCGTGGCGGGCCTCGAGGCGGGGGAGGCGGTGGTCTACCCGGTGCCCGAGGGGCTGGAAGACGGCGACCTCGTGGAGGTGGTGCCGTGA
- a CDS encoding TolC family protein, whose product MKKPLFALALGLTALGLAQPLPEALKKAQEAPAVVNARLEVQAKARDLDRTLKDPLRTALDELQARQALELAEARLRRALAQAENEIVAAYTQVVEARLQVRVLEKALEVAELSLKATEVRVKGGGATSLDLLEAQNRAQEARKNLDQAQRALESAQAQLANLVGPWEPEPVADLPGLPEAGLVEALLEENADLLQLRHSLALLKAQRALLDESFAARKDIDALEDQIAALATQLDGAASSLRVGLEARFRGLPPLLEGVRRAEEALEAAKKRYEAERARFAAGLASRLALLQQELNLLQAELALEQAKHAYLKAYYGLLATR is encoded by the coding sequence GTGAAGAAGCCCCTCTTCGCCCTCGCCCTTGGCCTCACGGCCCTGGGGCTCGCCCAGCCCCTGCCGGAGGCCCTCAAGAAGGCCCAGGAAGCGCCCGCCGTGGTGAACGCCCGGCTCGAGGTCCAGGCCAAGGCCCGGGACCTGGACCGCACCCTGAAGGACCCCTTGCGCACCGCCTTGGACGAGCTCCAGGCCCGCCAGGCCCTGGAGCTCGCCGAGGCCAGGCTCCGCCGCGCCCTGGCCCAGGCGGAAAATGAGATCGTCGCCGCCTACACCCAGGTCGTGGAGGCGAGGCTCCAGGTCCGGGTCCTGGAGAAGGCCCTGGAGGTGGCGGAACTCTCCCTCAAGGCCACGGAGGTCCGGGTGAAAGGCGGCGGGGCCACCAGCCTGGACCTCCTCGAGGCCCAGAACCGGGCCCAGGAAGCCCGGAAGAACCTGGACCAGGCCCAAAGGGCCCTGGAGAGCGCCCAGGCCCAGCTCGCCAACCTCGTGGGCCCCTGGGAGCCCGAGCCCGTGGCGGACCTCCCCGGGCTTCCCGAGGCCGGGCTCGTGGAAGCCCTCCTGGAGGAGAACGCCGACCTCCTCCAGCTCCGCCACTCCCTCGCCCTCCTCAAGGCCCAGCGGGCCCTATTGGACGAGAGCTTCGCCGCCCGCAAGGACATTGACGCCCTGGAGGACCAGATCGCCGCCCTCGCGACCCAGCTGGACGGCGCCGCCTCCTCCCTCCGGGTGGGCCTGGAGGCCCGCTTCCGCGGGCTTCCTCCCCTCCTCGAGGGGGTGCGCCGGGCGGAGGAGGCCCTGGAGGCGGCGAAGAAGCGGTACGAGGCGGAAAGGGCGCGCTTCGCGGCGGGGCTCGCAAGCCGCCTCGCCCTCCTCCAGCAGGAGCTCAACCTCCTGCAGGCGGAGCTCGCCCTGGAGCAGGCCAAGCACGCCTACCTCAAGGCCTACTACGGCCTCCTCGCCACGAGGTGA